Proteins co-encoded in one Osmerus mordax isolate fOsmMor3 chromosome 11, fOsmMor3.pri, whole genome shotgun sequence genomic window:
- the atg16l1 gene encoding autophagy-related protein 16-1 isoform X3, whose amino-acid sequence MVAMAERRVECSWKKHIAEQLKQRDRVQRQAFEEIIHQYNRLLEKSDLQTVLSERYQTDKYDLQSRHEASPGADTTRNDALQQEMAQMRIKHQEELTELHKKRGELAQSVIELNNQIQQKDKEIQSNEAKMLEYQQQIAKLEGDCKELHNYLQDLERANQTLKDEYDALQITFSALEEKLRRTTEDNQELVSRWMAEKSQEANRLNAENEKDCRRRQAKLQKELADAAKEPLPFDPDDDIEVVPEDSGKVPGEASPNRPLSRTPSKRISQPPPGGLLDSISNIFGVSESVQPGLLPSDSRRRPGNSFSSSPENAEAPSGVCAEVRVPSTALHVFEAHDGEVNAVRFSPGSRILATGGMDRRVKLWEVVSGRCEPKGALTGSNAGITSIEFDSTGSYLLAASNDFASRIWTVDDYRLRHTLTGHSGKVLSARFLLDNARIVSGSYDRTLKLWDLRSKVCMKTVFAGSSCNDIVCTEQCVMSGHFDKKVRFWDISPNEASVSDGRLVLVLQS is encoded by the exons ATG GTGGCAATGGCGGAGCGCCGTGTGGAGTGCTCATGGAAGAAGCACATCGCAGAGCAGCTGAAGCAGAGAGACCGTGTGCAACGACAGGCCTTTGAGGAGATCATCCACCAAT ATAATCGTCTGTTGGAGAAGTCAGATCTACAAACTGTACTCTCAGAAAGATATCAAACTGACAAATATGACCTACAGAGCAGACATGAGGCCAG CCCAGGGGCAGACACCACCCGTAATGATGCCTTACAGCAGGAGATGGCCCAGATGAGAATCAAACATCAGGAGGAACTGACAGAGCTGCACAAGAAACGTGGCGAG CTGGCCCAGAGTGTGATTGAACTTAATAACCAGATTCAGCAAAAAGACAAGGAGATCCAAAGCAATGAGGCCAA GATGCTGGAGTATCAGCAGCAGATAGCTAAACTGGAGGGGGATTGCAAAGAGCTACACAACTACCTGCAGGACCTGGAGAGGGCCAACCAGACTCTGAAGGATGAGTATGATGCCCTGCAGATCACCTTCAGTGCCCTGGAGGAGAAACTGCGGCGCACCACCGAAGACAACCAGGAACTGGTGTCCCGCTGGATGGCTGAAAAGTCCCAGGAGGCCAACCGGCTCAATGCTGAAAATGAGAAGGACTGTAG ACGTAGGCAAGCTAAGCTCCAGAAGGAACTAGCGGATGCTGCTAAGGAGCCACTGCCCTTTGACCC GGATGATGATATTGAGGTTGTACCAGAGGATTCTGGGAAAGTGCCTGGAGAGGCTTCGCCTAACCGGCCGCTTAGTCGTACTCCCAG TAAACGCATATCACAGCCTCCTCCAGGTGGTCTATTGGACTCCATCTCCAACATATTTGG cgtGTCTGAGTCTGTGCAGCCTGGACTCCTCCCATCAGACTCCAG GCGTCGTCCTGGCAACTCCTTCAGCTCCTCACCTGAGAATGCCGAAGCTCCGTCTGGGGTGTGTGCGGAAGTCCGTGTGCCCTCGACCGCACTGCATGTGTTT GAGGCCCATGACGGGGAGGTGAACGCAGTTCGTTTCAGTCCTGGTTCTCGAATCTTGGCCACGGGGGGGATGGACCGTCGGGTCAAACTATGGGAAGTGGTCTCAG GTCGCTGTGAACCCAAGGGTGCGCTGACAGGCAGCAATGCTGGTATAACCAGCATCGAGTTTGACAGTACT GGCTCATACTTGCTGGCAGCCTCCAATGACTTTGCTAGCAGGATCTGGACTGTGGACGACTACAGACTGAGG CACACGCTCACGGGTCACAGTGGAAAGGTGCTCTCTGCCCGCTTCCTCCTTGACAACGCACGCATCGTATCTGGAAGCTATGATAGGACGCTTAAGCTGTGGGACCTGCGCAGCAAAGTCT GTATGAAGACGGTGTTTGCTGGCTCCAGCTGTAATGACATCGTCTGCACCGAGCAGTGTGTCATGAGTGGTCACTTTGACAAGAAAGTACGCTTCTGGGACATCAG TCCTAATGAAGCGAGTGTGTCTGATGGCCGGCTGGTGTTGGTCCTGCAGAGCTGA
- the LOC136951572 gene encoding S-arrestin-like yields MSPKAVIFKKLSRDKSVGVYMAKRDFVDRCDSVDPVDGVVLIDPVQAKGKKVYIMLSCTFKYGREDQDVLGMIFRRDIFLTTRQVYPDLQDKERSTHTKIQEKLLHKLGDNAFPFFFEFPDNLPCSVCLQPGPLDVGKQCSVEFEVKAFCAESLDEKVQKRSSVRLAIRKIQYAPEDSKVVPTAETTCEFLMSDKPLHVQVSLEKETYYHGEPINVNVDITNSSNRSIKDISVSVEQVTNVVLYSNDKYVKSVVKEETEDVVPSGTSLKKQYTLLPLLANCKERQGLALDGKLKHEDTNLASTSIVKDEVLKEVQGMLVSYKVVARLIATGTVGSSDVSLEVPFKLMHPKPDPAKESESGDMVFEEFKRVYLKGVIGDDDESPTEA; encoded by the exons ATGAGTCCCAAAGCTGTTATCTTCAAGAAGCTCTCCCGAGACAAGTCG GTGGGCGTCTACATGGCGAAGAGAGATTTTGTGGATCGTTGTGACTCTGTTGATCCCGTGG ATGGAGTTGTCCTGATCGATCCTGTgcaggccaaaggaaagaaAG TGTACATCATGCTGTCCTGCACGTTCAAGTATGGCCGTGAGGACCAGGATGTGCTGGGCATGATCTTCCGCAGGGATATCTTTTTGACCACTCGTCAAGTCTACCCTGACCTGCAGGACAAggagagaagcacacacaccaagataCAGGAGAAACTCCTTCATAAACTAGGAGACAATGCTTTCCCCTTCTTCTTTGAG TTCCCAGACAACCTGCCTTGCTCAGTGTGTCTGCAGCCTGGCCCCCTTGATGTGGGCAAACAATGTTCTGTAGAGTTTGAAGTGAAGGCTTTTTGTGCTGAAAGTCTTGATGAAAAGGTCCAAAAACG GAGCTCAGTGCGTCTGGCCATCCGTAAGATCCAGTACGCCCCTGAGGACAGCAAAGTGGTCCCCACTGCCGAGACCACCTGTGAGTTCCTCATGTCTGACAAACCCCTACACGTGCAAGTCAGCCTGGAGAAAGAG ACCTATTACCACGGTGAACCCATCAATGTGAATGTTGACATCACAAACAGCTCTAATAGATCAATAAAAGACATTTCTGTGTCAG TTGAGCAAGTGACCAATGTGGTTCTTTATTCCAATGACAAGTATGTCAAGTCTGTGGTCAAAGAAGAGACAGA AGATGTAGTACCTTCTGGCACCAGCTTGAAGAAGCAGTACACCCTTCTGCCTCTGTTGGCTAATTGCAAGGAGAGACAAGGTCTGGCTCTAGATGGCAAACTGAAGCATGAGGACACTAACCTAGCCTCTACAAGCAT TGTAAAAGATGAAGTGCTAAAGGAGGTACAGGGAATGCTCGTGTCCTACAAAGTAGTGGCGAGACTCATTGCTACAGG AACGGTCGGATCTAG TGATGTATCACTTGAGGTTCCATTCAAGCTCATGCATCCTAAACCTGATCCAG CCAAAGAAAG CGAGTCAGGTGATATGGTGTTTGAGGAATTCAAAAGGGTTTACCTGAAGGGCGTGATTGGGGATGATGACGAGTCTCCCACAGAGGCCTAA
- the atg16l1 gene encoding autophagy-related protein 16-1 isoform X1, whose translation MAERRVECSWKKHIAEQLKQRDRVQRQAFEEIIHQYNRLLEKSDLQTVLSERYQTDKYDLQSRHEASPGADTTRNDALQQEMAQMRIKHQEELTELHKKRGELAQSVIELNNQIQQKDKEIQSNEAKMLEYQQQIAKLEGDCKELHNYLQDLERANQTLKDEYDALQITFSALEEKLRRTTEDNQELVSRWMAEKSQEANRLNAENEKDCRRRQAKLQKELADAAKEPLPFDPDDDIEVVPEDSGKVPGEASPNRPLSRTPSKRISQPPPGGLLDSISNIFGVSESVQPGLLPSDSRRRPGNSFSSSPENAEAPSGVCAEVRVPSTALHVFEAHDGEVNAVRFSPGSRILATGGMDRRVKLWEVVSGRCEPKGALTGSNAGITSIEFDSTGSYLLAASNDFASRIWTVDDYRLRHTLTGHSGKVLSARFLLDNARIVSGSYDRTLKLWDLRSKVCMKTVFAGSSCNDIVCTEQCVMSGHFDKKVRFWDIRAESIVRELELLGKVTSLDLNHDRTELLACSRDDLIKIIDLRTNAVRQTFSAPNFKCGADWTRVTFSPDGSYVAAGSADATLYVWNTLTGKLDRTLDKNHSTAINAVSWSPSGAFVVSVEKGSKAVLWSDM comes from the exons ATGGCGGAGCGCCGTGTGGAGTGCTCATGGAAGAAGCACATCGCAGAGCAGCTGAAGCAGAGAGACCGTGTGCAACGACAGGCCTTTGAGGAGATCATCCACCAAT ATAATCGTCTGTTGGAGAAGTCAGATCTACAAACTGTACTCTCAGAAAGATATCAAACTGACAAATATGACCTACAGAGCAGACATGAGGCCAG CCCAGGGGCAGACACCACCCGTAATGATGCCTTACAGCAGGAGATGGCCCAGATGAGAATCAAACATCAGGAGGAACTGACAGAGCTGCACAAGAAACGTGGCGAG CTGGCCCAGAGTGTGATTGAACTTAATAACCAGATTCAGCAAAAAGACAAGGAGATCCAAAGCAATGAGGCCAA GATGCTGGAGTATCAGCAGCAGATAGCTAAACTGGAGGGGGATTGCAAAGAGCTACACAACTACCTGCAGGACCTGGAGAGGGCCAACCAGACTCTGAAGGATGAGTATGATGCCCTGCAGATCACCTTCAGTGCCCTGGAGGAGAAACTGCGGCGCACCACCGAAGACAACCAGGAACTGGTGTCCCGCTGGATGGCTGAAAAGTCCCAGGAGGCCAACCGGCTCAATGCTGAAAATGAGAAGGACTGTAG ACGTAGGCAAGCTAAGCTCCAGAAGGAACTAGCGGATGCTGCTAAGGAGCCACTGCCCTTTGACCC GGATGATGATATTGAGGTTGTACCAGAGGATTCTGGGAAAGTGCCTGGAGAGGCTTCGCCTAACCGGCCGCTTAGTCGTACTCCCAG TAAACGCATATCACAGCCTCCTCCAGGTGGTCTATTGGACTCCATCTCCAACATATTTGG cgtGTCTGAGTCTGTGCAGCCTGGACTCCTCCCATCAGACTCCAG GCGTCGTCCTGGCAACTCCTTCAGCTCCTCACCTGAGAATGCCGAAGCTCCGTCTGGGGTGTGTGCGGAAGTCCGTGTGCCCTCGACCGCACTGCATGTGTTT GAGGCCCATGACGGGGAGGTGAACGCAGTTCGTTTCAGTCCTGGTTCTCGAATCTTGGCCACGGGGGGGATGGACCGTCGGGTCAAACTATGGGAAGTGGTCTCAG GTCGCTGTGAACCCAAGGGTGCGCTGACAGGCAGCAATGCTGGTATAACCAGCATCGAGTTTGACAGTACT GGCTCATACTTGCTGGCAGCCTCCAATGACTTTGCTAGCAGGATCTGGACTGTGGACGACTACAGACTGAGG CACACGCTCACGGGTCACAGTGGAAAGGTGCTCTCTGCCCGCTTCCTCCTTGACAACGCACGCATCGTATCTGGAAGCTATGATAGGACGCTTAAGCTGTGGGACCTGCGCAGCAAAGTCT GTATGAAGACGGTGTTTGCTGGCTCCAGCTGTAATGACATCGTCTGCACCGAGCAGTGTGTCATGAGTGGTCACTTTGACAAGAAAGTACGCTTCTGGGACATCAG AGCTGAGAGCATCGTGCGTGAGCTGGAGCTCCTGGGCAAGGTCACGTCTCTGGATCTGAACCACGACCGCACCGAGCTGCTCGCCTGCTCTAGGGATGATCTCATCAAGATCATCGACCTGCGTACCAACGCTGTCCGCCAGACCTTCAG CGCTCCGAACTTCAAGTGCGGAGCTGACTGGACCAGAGTGACCTTCAG TCCTGATGGCAGTTATGTAGCAGCGGGCTCTGCAGATGCCACCCTGTATGTGTGGAACACACTGACAGGGAAGCTTGACCGCACGTTAGACAAGAACCACAG CACTGCCATCAACGCTGTTTCCTGGTCACCGTCTGGAGCTTTCGTGGTCAGTGTGGAGAAGGGAAGCAAAGCGGTTCTCTGGTCTGACATGTGA
- the atg16l1 gene encoding autophagy-related protein 16-1 isoform X2, with protein sequence MVAMAERRVECSWKKHIAEQLKQRDRVQRQAFEEIIHQYNRLLEKSDLQTVLSERYQTDKYDLQSRHEASPGADTTRNDALQQEMAQMRIKHQEELTELHKKRGELAQSVIELNNQIQQKDKEIQSNEAKMLEYQQQIAKLEGDCKELHNYLQDLERANQTLKDEYDALQITFSALEEKLRRTTEDNQELVSRWMAEKSQEANRLNAENEKDCRRRQAKLQKELADAAKEPLPFDPDDDIEVVPEDSGKVPGEASPNRPLSRTPSKRISQPPPGGLLDSISNIFGRRPGNSFSSSPENAEAPSGVCAEVRVPSTALHVFEAHDGEVNAVRFSPGSRILATGGMDRRVKLWEVVSGRCEPKGALTGSNAGITSIEFDSTGSYLLAASNDFASRIWTVDDYRLRHTLTGHSGKVLSARFLLDNARIVSGSYDRTLKLWDLRSKVCMKTVFAGSSCNDIVCTEQCVMSGHFDKKVRFWDIRAESIVRELELLGKVTSLDLNHDRTELLACSRDDLIKIIDLRTNAVRQTFSAPNFKCGADWTRVTFSPDGSYVAAGSADATLYVWNTLTGKLDRTLDKNHSTAINAVSWSPSGAFVVSVEKGSKAVLWSDM encoded by the exons ATG GTGGCAATGGCGGAGCGCCGTGTGGAGTGCTCATGGAAGAAGCACATCGCAGAGCAGCTGAAGCAGAGAGACCGTGTGCAACGACAGGCCTTTGAGGAGATCATCCACCAAT ATAATCGTCTGTTGGAGAAGTCAGATCTACAAACTGTACTCTCAGAAAGATATCAAACTGACAAATATGACCTACAGAGCAGACATGAGGCCAG CCCAGGGGCAGACACCACCCGTAATGATGCCTTACAGCAGGAGATGGCCCAGATGAGAATCAAACATCAGGAGGAACTGACAGAGCTGCACAAGAAACGTGGCGAG CTGGCCCAGAGTGTGATTGAACTTAATAACCAGATTCAGCAAAAAGACAAGGAGATCCAAAGCAATGAGGCCAA GATGCTGGAGTATCAGCAGCAGATAGCTAAACTGGAGGGGGATTGCAAAGAGCTACACAACTACCTGCAGGACCTGGAGAGGGCCAACCAGACTCTGAAGGATGAGTATGATGCCCTGCAGATCACCTTCAGTGCCCTGGAGGAGAAACTGCGGCGCACCACCGAAGACAACCAGGAACTGGTGTCCCGCTGGATGGCTGAAAAGTCCCAGGAGGCCAACCGGCTCAATGCTGAAAATGAGAAGGACTGTAG ACGTAGGCAAGCTAAGCTCCAGAAGGAACTAGCGGATGCTGCTAAGGAGCCACTGCCCTTTGACCC GGATGATGATATTGAGGTTGTACCAGAGGATTCTGGGAAAGTGCCTGGAGAGGCTTCGCCTAACCGGCCGCTTAGTCGTACTCCCAG TAAACGCATATCACAGCCTCCTCCAGGTGGTCTATTGGACTCCATCTCCAACATATTTGG GCGTCGTCCTGGCAACTCCTTCAGCTCCTCACCTGAGAATGCCGAAGCTCCGTCTGGGGTGTGTGCGGAAGTCCGTGTGCCCTCGACCGCACTGCATGTGTTT GAGGCCCATGACGGGGAGGTGAACGCAGTTCGTTTCAGTCCTGGTTCTCGAATCTTGGCCACGGGGGGGATGGACCGTCGGGTCAAACTATGGGAAGTGGTCTCAG GTCGCTGTGAACCCAAGGGTGCGCTGACAGGCAGCAATGCTGGTATAACCAGCATCGAGTTTGACAGTACT GGCTCATACTTGCTGGCAGCCTCCAATGACTTTGCTAGCAGGATCTGGACTGTGGACGACTACAGACTGAGG CACACGCTCACGGGTCACAGTGGAAAGGTGCTCTCTGCCCGCTTCCTCCTTGACAACGCACGCATCGTATCTGGAAGCTATGATAGGACGCTTAAGCTGTGGGACCTGCGCAGCAAAGTCT GTATGAAGACGGTGTTTGCTGGCTCCAGCTGTAATGACATCGTCTGCACCGAGCAGTGTGTCATGAGTGGTCACTTTGACAAGAAAGTACGCTTCTGGGACATCAG AGCTGAGAGCATCGTGCGTGAGCTGGAGCTCCTGGGCAAGGTCACGTCTCTGGATCTGAACCACGACCGCACCGAGCTGCTCGCCTGCTCTAGGGATGATCTCATCAAGATCATCGACCTGCGTACCAACGCTGTCCGCCAGACCTTCAG CGCTCCGAACTTCAAGTGCGGAGCTGACTGGACCAGAGTGACCTTCAG TCCTGATGGCAGTTATGTAGCAGCGGGCTCTGCAGATGCCACCCTGTATGTGTGGAACACACTGACAGGGAAGCTTGACCGCACGTTAGACAAGAACCACAG CACTGCCATCAACGCTGTTTCCTGGTCACCGTCTGGAGCTTTCGTGGTCAGTGTGGAGAAGGGAAGCAAAGCGGTTCTCTGGTCTGACATGTGA